In Pygocentrus nattereri isolate fPygNat1 chromosome 26, fPygNat1.pri, whole genome shotgun sequence, one genomic interval encodes:
- the LOC119262489 gene encoding adenosine receptor A1-like: MGSSAVWVFLALEMIIAVASCCLGNALVIWAVWTCGALRQPTFCFIVSLAVADFLVGLVAIPITVLVDIGMTTSFYGCLFMCCVIIMLEVASVVLLLAIAVDRFLRVHIPLTLLRANIGVAAVSNTYYQREHRLAASLVLVLVLFVVCWLPLFLTVTVRLYGHNIEVSSVAIDMGVLLSHANPVVNPIVYAFKIPKIKEAITNFLLDPPQFVYRANRSVDVVNMALHFMLQHLNSPGTYIRVLFVDFSSVFNTTAPELLQIKLSVPDPIC; encoded by the exons CTTGTTGTCTGGGCAATGCGCTGGTGATCTGGGCAGTATGGACATGTGGAGCCCTCAGGCAGCCCACCTTCTGCTTCATTGTGTCCCTCGCTGTGGCTGATTTCCTTGTGGGATTGGTGGCCATCCCCATAACTGTGTTGGTGGACATTGgtatgaccacctccttttaTGGCTGCCTTTTCATGTGCTGTGTCATCATAATGCTAGAGGTGGCTTCTGTCGTCTTACTCCTGGCCATCGCAGTGGACCGTTTTCTGCGTGTGCACATCCCTCTGAC GCTGTTAAGAGCAAATATAGGTGTGGCTGCTGTGTCCAACACATACTACCAAAGAGAACACAGACTGGCTGCTTCACTGGTTCTGGTCTTGGTTCTGTTTGTTGTCTGTTGGCTCCCTCTGTTCCTCACGGTTACTGTAAGATTATATGGTCATAACATTGAGGTGTCCTCTGTTGCCATTGACATGGGTGTCCTCCTGTCTCATGCTAATCCAGTAGTTAACCCCATAGTTTATGCGTTTAAGATCCCCAAGATAAAAGAG GCCATTACAAACTTTCTGCTGGATCCTCCGCAGTTCGTATACAGAGCTAACAGGTCTGTTGATGTGGTCAACATGGCCCTGCACTTCATGCTACAGCATCTCAACAGTCCTGGAACCTACATTAGAGTTctgtttgtggacttcagctcagtTTTCAACACCACAGCACCAGAGCTGCTGCAGATCAAACTGTCTGTGCCAGATCCCATCTGTTAG